The following coding sequences lie in one Methylosinus trichosporium OB3b genomic window:
- a CDS encoding 3-oxoacyl-ACP synthase III family protein: MRLVAFSEELPGAPVTNSELAASFGLHEQWLDQMTGNRSRHFCRLDAAPGAPRSAGDLATAAGAKALSAAGVAAEELEFLILTTASPDHLMPATVNLVADRLGVDGVPTLQITSGCAGALQGLFVARALLAGGLRRGLVIGADTCLKLWPSKRDLKQMKPAEMVNFALFGDGAGAAVVEAGANGPGLFVEHLFLRTVGRGRKPAQIVRWFGADGAQPSEPMGEEDYKAIERHVPEMAAAILAELVSATGWPLAEVDYVLTPQLNGVMTEKIRAGLGVRPEQAVSCVAETGNNGNALPFIQMRRLADRIETGFGDGARVFVATVESSKWIMSGMALRYAQEIRHAA; encoded by the coding sequence ATGAGACTTGTCGCTTTCAGCGAGGAGCTGCCCGGCGCACCGGTCACAAATTCGGAACTGGCGGCGAGCTTTGGTCTGCACGAGCAATGGCTCGACCAGATGACGGGCAACAGGAGCCGCCATTTCTGCCGGCTCGACGCGGCGCCCGGCGCGCCGCGCAGCGCCGGCGATCTCGCTACAGCCGCGGGCGCCAAGGCTCTGTCCGCCGCTGGCGTCGCCGCCGAGGAGCTCGAGTTCCTGATCCTCACCACGGCTTCGCCCGATCATCTGATGCCGGCGACCGTCAATCTTGTCGCCGATCGTCTCGGCGTGGATGGCGTGCCGACGCTGCAGATCACATCGGGCTGCGCCGGCGCTCTGCAGGGACTGTTCGTGGCGCGCGCGCTTCTCGCCGGCGGTCTGCGACGCGGCCTCGTCATCGGCGCCGACACCTGCTTGAAGCTGTGGCCGTCCAAACGCGATCTCAAACAAATGAAACCGGCCGAAATGGTCAATTTCGCGCTTTTCGGCGACGGCGCCGGCGCGGCGGTGGTCGAAGCGGGCGCGAATGGTCCGGGCCTTTTCGTCGAGCATCTTTTTCTGCGCACGGTCGGGCGCGGACGCAAGCCCGCGCAGATCGTGCGCTGGTTCGGCGCCGACGGCGCGCAGCCTTCGGAGCCGATGGGCGAAGAGGATTACAAAGCGATCGAACGCCATGTCCCAGAGATGGCTGCGGCGATCCTCGCCGAACTGGTGAGCGCGACAGGCTGGCCGCTCGCCGAGGTTGACTATGTGCTCACCCCGCAGCTCAACGGCGTCATGACCGAGAAAATCCGCGCCGGGCTCGGCGTGCGGCCGGAGCAGGCGGTGTCCTGCGTCGCCGAGACCGGCAACAACGGCAATGCGCTTCCCTTCATTCAGATGCGGCGCCTGGCGGACCGGATCGAGACCGGATTCGGCGATGGAGCACGAGTCTTCGTCGCAACGGTCGAGTCCTCCAAATGGATTATGTCGGGCATGGCGCTGCGCTACGCTCAGGAGATTCGCCATGCAGCTTGA
- a CDS encoding 2-oxo acid dehydrogenase subunit E2: MTLSVRPFPRERAHTYAFLEDARRTCHVHLMTDIDATRIKAARAASGGKTSFVSYVVKVAADAVAACPEARESLRDGLRPCLATIPDVNVKVLFDKTIGAQRCVVSGTVTSAPSRSLEDIQQAIDEYKRAEVTKAGPFAALWTLQRLPLPLLRFAYRSVLRDPTRRAALQGAFSVTSVGQEPVRAIFPMIAGTLGFGVGRIADAPMARDGEVVVAPMFTLSLAFDHRVLDGALASELLGNVKRGLETWGEA, encoded by the coding sequence GTGACACTTTCCGTGAGGCCGTTTCCGCGCGAGCGCGCGCACACTTACGCCTTCCTCGAGGATGCGCGGCGGACCTGCCATGTCCATCTGATGACGGATATCGACGCGACGCGCATCAAGGCGGCGCGCGCCGCCAGCGGCGGCAAGACGAGCTTCGTCAGCTATGTGGTGAAAGTGGCGGCCGATGCGGTCGCCGCTTGCCCGGAGGCGCGAGAGAGTCTTCGAGACGGTCTGCGCCCATGTCTGGCGACGATCCCGGACGTGAATGTGAAAGTTCTGTTCGACAAGACCATCGGCGCGCAACGATGCGTCGTGTCCGGCACGGTGACGAGCGCGCCATCGCGTTCGCTCGAGGATATTCAGCAGGCGATCGACGAATACAAACGCGCCGAAGTGACGAAAGCCGGGCCGTTCGCCGCATTGTGGACGTTGCAACGATTGCCGCTGCCTCTGCTTCGGTTCGCTTACAGGAGCGTGCTGCGCGATCCGACGCGCCGCGCCGCCTTGCAGGGCGCCTTCTCTGTCACCTCCGTCGGGCAGGAGCCGGTGCGCGCGATCTTTCCGATGATCGCCGGCACGCTCGGCTTCGGCGTCGGGCGGATCGCGGATGCGCCGATGGCGCGCGACGGCGAGGTCGTCGTCGCGCCGATGTTCACCTTATCGCTCGCTTTCGACCATCGCGTGCTCGACGGCGCGCTCGCGTCCGAATTGCTCGGAAACGTCAAACGAGGCCTGGAGACTTGGGGAGAAGCGTGA
- a CDS encoding acyl carrier protein: MLAERTVIEIVSQLLDVEESALDADTPFTAIEGWDSVNAMRVLVYLERELGTPVDFQSFMAAERIGDLWRACAQAVTP; this comes from the coding sequence ATGCTCGCTGAACGCACTGTCATCGAGATCGTCTCACAGCTTCTCGACGTCGAAGAGAGCGCGCTCGACGCAGACACGCCGTTCACGGCTATCGAAGGTTGGGATTCGGTGAATGCGATGCGCGTTCTGGTCTATCTGGAGCGCGAACTCGGAACCCCGGTCGATTTTCAGAGCTTCATGGCGGCGGAACGCATCGGCGATCTCTGGCGCGCCTGTGCGCAGGCGGTGACGCCGTGA
- a CDS encoding HAD-IIIC family phosphatase, whose protein sequence is MQLDAVAQTKAARTNPLAELRALKRAGVGEAAGRIRELLTELEDALDLDAAGALLSGEAERAALAAAEGFRTQRIALLGSSTLDTVPNLLTALLARAGVAPTIRSAGFNQWRFEIMAGAPNLKDLAPRLVACLLDDQAVFEEIADPLDLAAVEARCKAFPAELGRWIDACRAALGGRVILCTIPLSPLRRERIVDYRGKARLAAAWERMNAGILALAEEQPGTVVLAADALAAHATSIFAPDRMRHIAGHAFTPDFLRAYAAELARVARADLGLAKKCLVLDLDNTLWGGVVGDDGVAGLRLGGAYPGSAYRELQIVARDLVAQGVMLTICSKNDEAIAREAIETHPEMALRPEHFVAMTADWSPKPDNIRRQAEKLNIGIDAMVFVDDNPVERGAMRALAPQVTTVELPADPASYATVLLSRGDFNLLELTDEDRERVSMYRAQSAREELAAESASLEDYLVGLDSQLAVEPLDRLNAGRIAQLFAKTNQFNLTGRRFGDAEIETLRADGVRFFGARLSDRFGDNGLIAALALGAAPDGAWTIENFVLSCRVFSRNVEGALVTLVLRAARERNAPAVDGSFVETAKNKKFADFYRNLGFVETDGRFRHDLEQFPEWPRWIRVVGGEEAFHAR, encoded by the coding sequence ATGCAGCTTGACGCCGTCGCGCAGACGAAAGCGGCGCGCACAAATCCGCTTGCCGAGCTGCGTGCGCTCAAGCGCGCAGGAGTCGGCGAAGCGGCGGGGCGTATTCGCGAGCTGCTCACAGAGCTCGAGGACGCTCTCGATCTCGACGCCGCAGGGGCGCTGCTCTCGGGCGAGGCCGAGCGCGCCGCGCTCGCCGCAGCCGAAGGATTTCGCACCCAGCGCATCGCGCTGCTCGGCAGCTCGACGCTCGACACGGTCCCCAATCTTCTCACCGCTCTGCTGGCGAGAGCCGGCGTGGCGCCGACGATTCGCTCCGCCGGCTTCAATCAATGGCGTTTCGAGATCATGGCGGGCGCGCCCAATTTGAAGGACTTGGCGCCGCGCCTCGTCGCCTGCCTGCTCGACGATCAGGCGGTGTTCGAGGAGATCGCCGATCCGCTCGATCTCGCGGCCGTCGAAGCACGCTGCAAGGCGTTTCCCGCCGAGCTCGGCCGATGGATCGACGCGTGCCGGGCCGCGCTCGGCGGGCGCGTCATTCTCTGCACAATTCCGCTCTCGCCGCTGCGGCGGGAGCGCATCGTCGATTATCGCGGCAAGGCGCGCCTTGCCGCGGCCTGGGAGCGGATGAACGCGGGCATTCTGGCGCTGGCGGAAGAACAGCCCGGAACCGTCGTGCTGGCCGCCGACGCGCTCGCCGCTCACGCGACATCGATATTCGCGCCCGATCGTATGCGGCACATCGCCGGACATGCGTTCACGCCCGACTTTTTGCGCGCCTACGCCGCCGAACTCGCGCGGGTCGCGCGGGCCGACCTCGGCCTCGCGAAAAAATGCCTCGTCCTCGATCTCGACAACACACTATGGGGCGGCGTCGTCGGCGATGATGGCGTCGCGGGACTGCGGCTCGGCGGCGCCTATCCGGGCTCGGCCTATCGCGAGCTACAGATCGTGGCGCGAGACCTCGTCGCGCAAGGCGTGATGCTCACCATCTGCTCCAAGAACGACGAGGCGATCGCGCGTGAAGCGATCGAGACGCATCCGGAGATGGCGCTGCGGCCCGAGCATTTCGTCGCCATGACCGCCGATTGGTCGCCGAAGCCCGACAATATTCGTCGCCAGGCGGAGAAGCTCAACATCGGCATCGACGCCATGGTCTTCGTCGATGATAATCCGGTGGAGCGCGGCGCGATGCGCGCCCTTGCGCCACAGGTGACGACCGTCGAGCTCCCCGCGGACCCGGCGTCCTATGCGACGGTCCTGCTCTCGCGCGGCGACTTCAACCTGCTCGAGCTCACCGACGAGGATCGCGAGCGGGTTTCGATGTATCGCGCCCAATCGGCGCGCGAGGAGCTCGCGGCCGAAAGCGCTTCTCTGGAGGATTATCTCGTCGGCCTCGACTCGCAGCTCGCCGTCGAACCGCTCGATCGGCTGAATGCGGGACGCATCGCGCAGCTCTTCGCAAAGACCAACCAGTTCAATCTCACCGGGCGCCGGTTCGGCGACGCCGAGATCGAAACGCTCCGCGCCGATGGCGTGCGTTTCTTCGGCGCGCGTCTTTCCGACCGGTTCGGCGACAATGGCCTGATCGCGGCGCTCGCGCTGGGCGCGGCGCCGGACGGCGCCTGGACCATCGAGAATTTCGTGCTGAGCTGCCGCGTATTCTCGCGCAATGTCGAAGGCGCGCTGGTGACGCTCGTCCTGCGCGCGGCGCGCGAACGCAATGCGCCGGCGGTCGACGGCTCCTTCGTCGAAACCGCCAAGAACAAGAAATTCGCCGACTTCTATCGCAATCTCGGCTTCGTCGAGACGGATGGGCGTTTTCGGCACGACCTCGAACAATTTCCCGAATGGCCGCGATGGATACGCGTCGTCGGCGGCGAGGAGGCCTTCCATGCTCGCTGA